Proteins found in one Plasmodium sp. gorilla clade G2 genome assembly, chromosome: 14 genomic segment:
- a CDS encoding GTPase Era, putative — protein sequence MLKGLYFREHLYAQYKKNNYFCVRYFSILQRYIKARPHSHELKIKETDINEEKIKEDNKKKRGESKYYAPNITRGIIPKSAYMNTWEIPEQPENAQFLKIALIGAPNAGKSSLLNSILSKTISAVSPKINTTKYDIKGIYTKDNVQLIFIDSPGIIPSHKKKKFCKELVTYAWKGYEEADLVLFIADAVKRPTHDILNIVRLLAPKNIEPYDSESDDESFQNNNINDNKQNIMNNESFNDPVDYNTQNICHMNNTDDKASDENNISEMKCDEMNKEEKFIKYFSKEMEKDLQYYDKSIKDNLFKSRKVIKNSYNDNIKNNISVDHNNEQEKLNKKNDFLPPVILVLNKVDLCTHNKWANARAKEYMNNGIFDNIFFISAKYNKGIEELLNYIIKYKTKNQYWVYPKDAITTLSKVQIVEQLINTYIYCWFNKDVPYKIKHHMLSWCVNLDNSLIIEYQIIVKSEKVAKMICGVHNKLIINMRKNVSYKLTKLWNKNVYVHIHVKSIST from the coding sequence ATGCTCAAAGGATTATATTTCAGAGAACATTTATATGCccaatataaaaagaataattatttttgtgTTAGATACTTTTCTATTTTacaaagatatataaaagcAAGACCACATTCTCATGAATTGAAAATAAAGGAAAcagatataaatgaagagaaaataaaagaagataataaaaaaaaaagaggagAGAGTAAATATTACGCACCTAATATTACTAGAGGAATAATACCAAAAAGTGCTTATATGAATACATGGGAAATACCTGAACAACCAGAAAATGCCCAGTTTCTTAAAATAGCTCTAATAGGTGCTCCGAATGCAGGCAAAAGTTCCTTATTAAATTCTATATTGAGTAAAACCATTTCAGCTGTTTCACCAAAAATTAATACCacaaaatatgatataaaaggTATATATACTAAGGATAATGTTCAATTGATATTCATTGACTCTCCTGGTATTATTCCttctcataaaaaaaaaaaattttgtaaaGAATTAGTCACATATGCATGGAAAGGATATGAAGAAGCAGATTTGGTTTTGTTCATAGCGGACGCGGTTAAAAGACCAACACATGATATCTTAAATATTGTAAGATTGTTGGCCccaaaaaatatagaacCATATGATAGTGAAAGTGATGACGAATcatttcaaaataataatataaatgataataaacagaatattatgaataatgaATCATTTAATGATCCAGTAGATTATAACACACAAAATATATGTCATATGAACAATACAGATGATAAAGCTtcagatgaaaataatatttctgaAATGAAATGTGATGAAAtgaataaagaagaaaagtttataaaatattttagtaAAGAAATGGAAAAGGATTTAcaatattatgataaaagtataaaggataatttatttaaaagtcgaaaagtaataaaaaattcatataatgataatattaaaaataatataagtgttgatcataataatgaacaagaaaaattaaataaaaaaaatgattttttaCCACCAGTAATTTTAGTTTTAAATAAAGTCGATTTATGTACTCATAATAAATGGGCAAATGCTAGAGcaaaagaatatatgaataatggaatatttgataatatcttttttatatctgctaaatataataaaggaattgaagaattattaaattatattataaagtataaaacaaaaaatcaATATTGGGTATATCCAAAAGATGCTATTACAACATTAAGTAAAGTACAAATTGTTGAACAATTAatcaatacatatatatattgttggTTTAATAAAGATGTcccatataaaattaaacatCATATGTTATCATGGTGTGTAAATTTGGATAATTCATTAATTATTGAATATCAAATTATTGTTAAAAGTGAAAAGGTAGCTAAAATGATATGTGGAGttcataataaattaattataaatatgagaAAAAATGTATCATACAAATTAACCAAATTGTGGAacaaaaatgtatatgtaCACATTCACGTAAAGTCTATAAGTACATAg
- a CDS encoding ataxin-2 like protein, putative, whose amino-acid sequence MNKMKKTENTNSSGAHKNINEERLSYVMTCLLGNEVNVYMKDGKEIKGLFHAYNIGGKNDKKEIDISLNHTRIIPKNENSNGPINKSMIITDNLYTTIIGENINMNLKDPDNSIYSKDIFKIDADISEHKKGKLNGHTNNRELKRWVGDNDIGDETKLKLDDKLNEPWDQFEHNRKLYGVTSTYKEEIYTTNLDINKIPHHVKIQADKIAKELEKRGMHLDPEDQEKNNNDIDEEDLFGAVRQNKDKFFKNNKFKKEDNKYKNYQGKYHHVNVKDLKEKLQLVKRENEKKYPSTTNKQKQINFTVSSSIEENICANKKNKIPSKKSVNKNSEFIGINALNLEPALPKLDEKTRTEWIMFKNQTKNKALHKKDKTTEKQEFITASKEFNEKLTYKMNLNKKDANIRTIKDHSGMNQPAVDSQKSISHIAEKTKHNNANDPDENKIQAKENVLNNNMNINNNNFNIMLNNSNIRPYDGYVMNMNNYINAKNNMLGPNIDYYPNVPIFPESQNQMFPYADPNICKNGRMRPIYPHNHMESFKTCYRINPPFFPQNINIDMMLNKFQNSVNQTTKDPNFLKLSNELCQFNVRKEEANPVGLNSFMGNILRCSTTEDCALSPFKFDCYQNLSYKNILGELPVNSVSNNYESSNNISKNMPVQNISNTLVNLPYVPMIPPNITPVTTQNNNNSNNSNNNNMNNNSNINNNNNINNINNNNNNNNNNNNNNNMNNSGYIENPLYYNPYMRNYFSPHNNNNSLHLSSNNPYFFNLPSTNMDTNFNTNKNMNIYPMRNPHVVQNNHMNFPHMHSYMHSNINYAINNNSINLMANPNIANTNMNVPGTFPPDFLLMNAHKYVNSQPVPMPFFPQVPYPNYYASSHGMSPT is encoded by the exons atgaataaaatgaagaaaacGGAAAATACAAATTCATCAGGcgcacataaaaatattaacgaAGAGCGGCTATCTTATGTTATGACATGTTTACTAGGAAATGAAGTGAATGTTTATATGAAGGATGGTAAAGAGATTAAAGGTTTATTTCATGCATATAATATAGGAGgaaaaaatgataagaaaGAGATagatatatcattaaatCATACTCGTATAATACCCAAAAATGAGAATTCAAATGGTccaataaataaatcaatGATTATTACAGATAATTTATATACTACAATTATAggtgaaaatattaatatgaatcTAAAAGACCCTGATAATTCTATTTATTCAAaggatatatttaaaatagaTGCAGACATATCTGAacataaaaaaggaaaattaaATGGACATACAAATAATCGTGAATTAAAAAGATGGGTAGGTGATAATGATATTGGTGAtgaaacaaaattaaaattggatgataaattaaatgagCCTTGGGATCAGTTTGAACATAACAGAAAATTATATGGAGTTACAAGTacatataaagaagaaatatatacaaccaatttagatataaataaaattccACATCATGTAAAAATACAAGCAGATAAAATAGCTaaagaattagaaaaaagAGGTATGCATTTAGACCCAGAAGATcaagaaaagaataataatgacaTAGATGAAGAAGATTTATTTGGAGCCGTTAGACAGAATAaagataaattttttaaaaataataaatttaaaaaagaagataataaatataaaaattatcagGGCAAATATCACCATGTTAATGTTAAAGATTTAAAGGAAAAATTGCAACTCGTCAAAAGGGAaaacgaaaaaaaatatccaa GTACGACAAATAAACAAAAGCAAATAAATTTTACAGTATCTTCATCcattgaagaaaatatttgcgcgaataaaaaaaataagatccCTTCAAAAAAATCAGTGAACAAAAATTCGGAATTTATc GGTATTAACGCGTTAAATTTGGAACCGGCCCTGCCAAAACTTGATGAAAAAACACGAACGGAATGGATAATGTTTAAAAATCAGACAAAAAATAAAGCATTACATAAAAAAGACAAAACAACAGAAAAACAAGAATTTATCACGGCATCGAAAGAATTCAATGAGAAATTAacgta TAAAatgaatttaaataaaaaagatgcGAATATAAGAACAATTAAAGACCATTCAGGAATGAATCAGCCAGCTGTTGATAGTCAAAAAAGTATATCCCATATAGCag AGAAGACAAAACATAACAACGCAAATGATCCAG atgaaaataaaattcaagcaaaagaaaatgtactaaataataatatgaatataaataataacaattttaatattatgttaaataatagtaatatacgTCCATATGATGGATATGTTatgaatatgaataattatattaacgcaaaaaataatatgttagGCCCTAATATTG acTATTATCCAAATGTACCTATTTTTCCTGAGTCACAAAATCAAATGTTCCCATACGCAGATCCgaatatttgtaaaaatgGAAGAATGAGACCAATATAT cCACACAATCATATGGAAAGTTTTAAAACCTGTTATCGAATAAATCCTCCATTTTTTCct caaaacataaatatagatATGATGTTAAATAAATTCCAGAATTCAGTGAACCAGACAACGAAAGATccgaattttttaaaattgtcAAACGAGTTGTGCCAATTTAATGTg AGAAAAGAAGAGGCTAATCCCGTTGGTCTTAATTCCTTCATGGGTAATATACTTAGATGTTCAACGACAGAAGATTGTGCCCTTAGTCCATTTAAATTTGATTGTTATCAAAATTtaagttataaaaatatattaggaGAATTACCAGTAAATAGTGTatcaaataattatgaatcatccaataatatttcaaaaaatatgcCAGTACAGAACATTTCCAACACATTAGTAAATTTACCTTATGTTCCTATGATACCCCCTAATATTACACCTGTTACAACacagaataataataatagtaataatagtaataataataatatgaataataacagcaatattaataataacaacaatattaataatatcaataataataataacaacaacaacaataataataataataataatatgaacaattcaGGATATATAGAAAATCCATTATACTATAATCCATATATGCGTAATTATTTCTCACctcataataataacaattctCTTCATTTAAGTTCAAATAATCCatacttttttaatttgcCCTCAACAAATATGGATACGAATTTTAACACAAATAAAAACATGAATATATATCCTATGAGAAATCCACATGTTGTACAGAATAATCATATGAACTTTCCTCATATGCATTCTTATATGCATTCGAATATTAATTATgcaattaataataattcgaTTAACCTTATGGCTAACCCAAATATCGCAAATACAAATATGAATGTTCCTGGAACTTTTCCACCTGATTTTCTTCTAATGAATGCACACAAATATGTAAATTCACAACCAGTCCCTATGCCTTTTTTCCCACAAGTACCATATCCTAATTATTATGCTTCTTCTCACGGTATGAGCCCCAcatga
- a CDS encoding glucose-6-phosphate isomerase: protein MNMEITNLKSYKELVELSAEEKTKDLKDYLNDKNRSELLIKKFKNFYMDLSRQRYSEKTLNKLIEYAEEVDLKKKVEKTFSGEKINMTENRSVLHTALRIPIEKINTHKIIIDNKNVLEDVHGVLKKIEKYSDDIRNGVIKTCKNTKFKNLICIGIGGSYLGTEFVYEAMKYYYYNMELNKNEKDKENNFNNDYYQDNVFNVRFLANVDPNDVNRAIQNLDQYDTLVIIISKTFTTAETMLNARSIKKWLSLKIKDDESLSKHMVAVSTNLKLTDEFGISRENVFEFWDWVGGRFSVTSSVGILPLSIAFGYKNMRNFLNGCHDMDEHFLHTNLKENIPILLALTSFYNSQFFDYKNVAILPYFQNLLKFSAHIQQLSMESNGKSVDRNNKPINYNTCQVYFGEPGTNGQHSFYQLIHQGQIIPVELIGFKYSHFPIKFDKEVVSNHDELMTNFFAQADALAIGKTYEQVEQENEKNKMSPELLTHKVFTGNRPSTLLLFDELNFYTCGLLLSLYESRIVAEGFLLNINSFDQWGVELGKILAKEVRNYFNDTRNQKKSDNTYNFNESTKILLNYYLSK, encoded by the coding sequence atgaATATGGAGATTACTAATTTGAAAAGCTATAAGGAACTTGTCGAATTAAGCGCTGAAGAAAAAACAAAGGATCTAAAGGACTATTTGAATGATAAGAATAGATCCGAATTGTTAATAAAGAAGTTTAAGAATTTTTACATGGATTTATCTCGTCAGAGGTATAGCGAAAAGACTTTAAACAAATTAATTGAATATGCTGAAGAGGTAGATTTGAAGAAGAAAGTTGAGAAAACATTTAGTGGGGAGAAAATTAATATGACTGAGAATCGTAGTGTTTTACATACAGCATTAAGAATACCAATagagaaaataaatacacataaaataataattgatAATAAGAATGTGTTGGAAGACGTACATggagtattaaaaaaaatagagaAATATTCAGATGATATTAGAAATGGAGTAATTAAAACTtgtaaaaatacaaaatttaaaaatttaatttgtaTTGGAATTGGAGGTTCTTATTTAGGTACTGAATTTGTATATGAAgctatgaaatattattattataacatgGAATTAAATAAGAATGAGAaggataaagaaaataattttaataatgattattatcAAGATAATGTATTTAATGTAAGGTTTTTAGCTAATGTAGATCCAAATGATGTGAATAGAGCAATACAGAATTTAGATCAATATGATACTTtagttattataatatcGAAAACATTTACAACTGCTGAGACTATGTTAAATGCCAGATCAATAAAGAAATGGTTaagtttaaaaataaaagatgatGAAAGTTTAAGTAAACATATGGTAGCTGTAAGTACTAATTTGAAATTAACAGATGAATTTGGAATATCAAGAGAAAATGTATTTGAATTTTGGGATTGGGTAGGAGGTAGATTTTCTGTTACTAGTTCTGTTGGTATATTACCTTTATCTATAGCATTtggttataaaaatatgaggaattttttaaatggtTGTCATGATATGGATGAACATTTTTTACATacaaatttaaaagaaaatataccTATCTTATTAGCATTAACTAGTTTTTATAATAGTCAATTTtttgattataaaaatgttgcTATATTACcttattttcaaaatttattaaaattttcagCACATATTCAACAATTATCTATGGAAAGTAATGGAAAATCAGTagatagaaataataaaccAATTAATTATAACACTTGTCAAGTATATTTTGGTGAACCTGGTACAAATGGTCAACATAGCTTTTATCAATTAATACATCAAGGACAAATTATACCTGTTGAATTAATTGGATTTAAATATTCTCATTTCCCAATTAAATTCGACAAAGAAGTTGTAAGTAATCATGATGAATTAATGACTAACTTTTTTGCACAAGCTGATGCATTAGCTATTGGTAAAACATACGAACAAGTAGaacaagaaaatgaaaaaaataaaatgtctCCAGAATTATTAACTCATAAAGTGTTTACTGGTAATAGACCTTCaaccttattattatttgatgaaTTAAATTTCTATACATGTGgtctattattatcattatatgaaAGTAGGATAGTCGCTGAAGGATTTCTCTTAAATATTAACAGCTTTGATCAATGGGGTGTAGAATTAGGTAAGATTCTAGCAAAAGAAGtaagaaattattttaatgataCAAGAAATCAAAAGAAATCAGATAAtacttataattttaatgaatctacaaaaatattattaaattattacttgtccaaataa